The Channa argus isolate prfri chromosome 14, Channa argus male v1.0, whole genome shotgun sequence genome includes a window with the following:
- the LOC137098673 gene encoding tripartite motif-containing protein 16-like: MAQGIQLEREKFCCSICLDLLHEPVTIPCSHSYCMSCIKEHWDKKEPKRLYCCPQCRRRFISRPELLRNNMLEVVVEELKKTGLQAAPADHCYAGPEDVACDLCTGKRLKALKSCLQCLASYCEEHLQQHYDVGPLKLHKLVDPSPKLQESVCSKHQEVMKLFCRTDQQCICYLCSKDNHKGHNKVSAAAERTVRQSELGLTRQKIQQRIRDRERDAKMFQQEEDAINHSAAKALSNTETILNEWVRVIDKMASDIKEKIKSRKNTELDRFEKVRQKVEQEIAELRRKDMELEKLSLTEDHTYFLINYHSFTHLKFADAPSVNVHRLQHFVKVTVALLEARDKLEEVLGEEYAKITMALREVEVLLNVEVEPRTRADFLCHACQVTLDPNTANTHVSIFEDRKATYTQEEHCCSFQPERFAYAWQVLSKECLTERCYWEVEKSWRGVLVAVSYKDISRAGNFSECAFGQNEKSWALDCYKNSYEFRHNNKKTPIPGTWSSRVGVYLDHRAGVLSFYSVSDTMTLLHRVQTTFTQPLYAGLWLSDGATAELCKLK, from the coding sequence ATGGCGCAAGGAATCCAACTTGAAAGAGAGAAATTCTGCTGCTCGATATGTTTGGATCTACTGCATGAGCCGGTGACCATCCCTTGTAGTCACAGCTACTGCATGAGCTGCATCAAGGAACACTGGGATAAAAAGGAACCGAAGAGGCTCTACTGTTGCCCTCAGTGCAGGAGGAGGTTCATATCGAGGCCGGAATTGTTGAGAAATAACATGTTAGAAGTTGTAgtagaggagctgaagaagactggactccaagctgcccctgctgatcactgctatgctggaccTGAAGATGTGGCCTGTGATCTCTGCACTGGCAAAAGGTTGAAAGCCTTAAAATCCTGTCTGCAGTGTTTGGCCTCGTACTGCGAGGAACATCTCCAGCAGCACTATGACGTAGGACCATTGAAGTTGCACAAGCTGGTGGACCCATCTCCAAAACTTCAGGAGAGCGTGTGTTCCAAACATCAAGAAGTAATGAAGTTGTTCTGCCGTACCGATCAGCAGTGCATCTGCTATCTCTGCTCCAAGGATAATCATAAAGGCCACAACaaagtctcagctgcagcagaaaggacGGTGAGGCAGAGTGAACTTGGGTTGACTCGACAAaaaatccagcagagaatccGGGACCGAGAGCGAGATGCAAAGATGTTTCAACAGGAAGAAGATGCTATTAATCACTCTGCTGCAAAAGCGCTGAGTAACACCGAGACAATCCTCAACGAATGGGTCCGTGTCATTGACAAAATGGCCTCTGACATTAAGGAGAAGATAAAATCTCGGAAGAACACTGAATTGGATCGGTTCGAAAAGGTTCGGCAGAAGGTGGAACAGGAGATCGCCGAGCTGAGGCGAAAGGATATGGAGCTGGAGAAGTTGTCACTGACAGAGGATCACACCTATTTTCTAATAAACTATCACTCGTTCACGCATCTCAAATTTGCAGATGCACCCAGTGTCAATGTCCATCGTCTGCAGCACTTTGTGAAGGTTACAGTGGCTCTTTTGGAGGCCAGAGATAAACTAGAGGAGGTACTCGGTGAAGAATATGCAAAGATCACAATGGCATTACGTGAAGTAGAAGTTCTATTAAATGTAGAAGTGGAACCTCGGACCAGAGCAGACTTCCTTTGTCATGCATGCCAAGtcacactggatccaaacactgcaaacacacacgtgtCAATTTTTGAGGACAGAAAGGCAACATATACGCAAGAAGAACATTGCTGTTCCTTTCAACCAGAAAGGTTCGCATACGCCTGGCAGGTTCTGAGTAAGGAGTGTTTAACTGAACGCTGCTACTGGGAGGTAGAGAAGAGCTGGAGAGGTGTTTTAGTAGCAGTGTCCTACAAGGATATCAGCAGAGCTGGGAACTTCAGTGAGTGTGCATTTGGACAAAATGAGAAGTCCTGGGCCTTAGATTGTTACAAAAATAGCTACGAATTCaggcacaacaacaaaaaaactcccATACCAGGCACATGGTCTTCAAGAGTTggagtgtacctggatcacagagcaggtgttctgtccttctacagcgTCTCTGACACCATGACTCtactccacagagtccagaccacattcactcagcctctttACGCCGGACTTTGGCTTTCAGATGGAGCTACTGCTGAGTTGTGCAAACTCAAGTAG